The Carassius carassius chromosome 31, fCarCar2.1, whole genome shotgun sequence genome includes a region encoding these proteins:
- the LOC132112016 gene encoding synaptotagmin-like protein 1 translates to MKIEHGGLQAVYHGEKFSAAKKRLVLLTRMKQSKRAMELTDMSFLSAEERAAIRQVLLRDEDLKRLERGRLRKLRQSVADFLQLKTLTGEWFEELRVKQYGQQTDVTAVVRFSMRRKKTASMQEFMPSLLR, encoded by the exons ATGAAGATTGAACACGGTGGTTTGCAGGCTGTGTACCATGGGGAAAAGTTCTCGGCTGCTAAAAAGCGCTTGGTTTTATTGACCAGGATGAAACAATCAAAACGTGCAATGGAATTGACTGACATGAGCTTTTTGTCTGCTGAGGAAAGGGCAGCCATCCGTCAAGTGCTCCTGAGAGATGAAGATTTAAAACGACTGGAGAGGGGAAGACTCAG GAAACTGAGGCAGTCAGTCGCTGACTTTCTACAGTTGAAGACTTTGACAGGTGAGTGGTTTGAAGAGCTCAGGGTCAAACAATACGGGCAGCAGACAGATGTCACAGCAGTGGTGAGGTTCTCCATGAGACGGAAGAAAACAGCAAGTATGCAGGAGTTCATGCCATCCTTATTGAGATGA